Within the Catalinimonas niigatensis genome, the region CTCAAAGAAATTAAATAAATACTTTACGGATATCAAATCATTATGCCACCACATATCAATATCAGCACGCTTGGTGAAATCGCCATAGAGGCGGGTAAAGAAATTTTAAACATCTACCATCATGCAGATTTTTCACAGATCGTAGATTTTAAAGCGGATGACTCCCCCCTGACTACAGCGGATGAGGCTTCACATCATGTGATTATAAATCGCCTCAGTAGCAAATATCCCAATATTCCTATTATTTCTGAAGAAGGTAAAGACGTAGAGTATGCTACCCGTAAGGGATGGGAATATTTCTGGCTGGTAGACCCCTTGGATGGCACCAAAGAATTCATCAAACGCAATGGTCAGTTTACCGTGAATATTGCCCTGATTCATCAGGGCAAACCTATAGTAGGCGTTATTTATACTCCGGTTACGGAAGAGCTTTATCTGGCTGCTAAAGAAGGATATGCAGAAGATATGAAACCAGGTGCCTATAAGCAGCAATTACCAGGAAATCCTGTGCCTATTCAGGTCAACAATAAGAAAGACAAACTGGTGGCAGTC harbors:
- the cysQ gene encoding 3'(2'),5'-bisphosphate nucleotidase CysQ — translated: MPPHINISTLGEIAIEAGKEILNIYHHADFSQIVDFKADDSPLTTADEASHHVIINRLSSKYPNIPIISEEGKDVEYATRKGWEYFWLVDPLDGTKEFIKRNGQFTVNIALIHQGKPIVGVIYTPVTEELYLAAKEGYAEDMKPGAYKQQLPGNPVPIQVNNKKDKLVAVRSSSHASEEEEELLGRYGVTESISKGSSLKFCMVAEGKADVYYRHGPTMEWDTAAGQVVVECAGGKVLQGTGPEPFRYNKESLRNGSFLVLSAIKPM